AATAATGCTTACCTGTTTGAACTTAAAAACATTAAATAGTGAACAACGCCTACATAGAACTCCGCAACAGAAATGACTTTGGTGATACCATAAACACCTATTTTTTATTTCTTAAATATAACTTTAAAAAATACACCAGCTTGTACTTACGTTACAATGCCATAAGTATTATTCTTTTAATAATAGCCTCTTATTTATTAGTAACAGGTTTTATGGGTTTAGCCAGTAGAGATTTTAGATTTGGAATGACTAACGGCGGTGACCAGAACATTTATTTAATTATCGGTGCTGTTTTTTTGGCTCTCATAATATTTGTTACAACCCTTATAAATTACAGTTTTTCTAGTTCGTATATGGCTGAATATGTAAAAAACACAGGGCAAGTGGAATCAAAAAACGTATGGCAAAACATTAAAATAAACTTAGGGCCTATCATTTTATTTATCTTTTTGGGTATTGGTCTTTATATTGGTTATTTTATAGTGTCTATTATTTTTGCATTCATTCCTTTAATAGGGATGTTGGTTCAATATGGACTTAGTTTTCTATTAGCTGCTTTTTTTGGATTGTCATTCATGGCTATTTTTTCAGAAAACAAAGGGTTAACTAATGCACTGTCTGAAGGTTTAACGTTTACCTTTTCAAGTTTTGGCAAAGTGATTCTTTTTGGGTTAGTAATAGGTATTTTAAATTTAATGATTACTATGCTTATCATTTCCATTCCTGGTTTCATTATTGGTATTTACGTCTATTTTTCATTAGAAAGTCATGTAGATCTAGCTACGAATGTATTTGCAAGTCTGGTATTTACCTTGGGATTTGCCATGTTTTTGTTAGCGTTTATTTATTCACAGGCTTTATCACAAATAGCTTATAGCGTTTTGTATTATAATATATTTGAAGAAAAAAATAATATTTTCTTAAAAAACAAAATTGAGCAAATAGGCATTAATGAATAATAAGAAATACCACATTTCGTTAATTACATTTGGCTTGTTTCTTTGCAATAGCTATTCTTTTTCTCAAGACAGTATTCAAAAAGATTCTTCAAATATTAAGGTTCTCTATTTTAAAGACGCCATCAAAGAACGCTATAAAGGCGATGATTTTAACTACTCTATAAACGACACTGGTGGTATAAATTTGTTACAACGTGTTTTACAGAAATTCTTTGGGTGGTTGAGTGATGTTTTTGGTTTTGACATCGATTTTATTAATTATAAAACCTTAGAATATATTGTGTATGGCTTCTTAGGAATTGCTGCTTTGTATTTAATTATTAAATTTTTAATGCAATCGCCTATAAATTCGGTTTTTAAAACGGAAGTACAAGATATTAGTAATTTTAAATATGTTGAAGAAAACATTAAAGATGTTAATTTCGATCATTTAATTGAAGCTGCATTGAAAGAGAACAACTACCGTTTGGCAACGCGTTATTTATATCTAAAATCTTTAAAATTACTTACCAATAAAAATATTATTGAGTGGCATTACGATAAAACAAATAGCGACTACATAAACGAAATTAAAGACGAACACACCAAATCGGTATTTAAACGTATTTCTTATTTATATGATTATGTTTGGTATGGCGAATTCCCTATAGATGAAGCTATTTACACAAAAAACCAATCTGATTTTGACAAACTAAACGCTCTTCAGCATGGATAAACGATCTAAAATAGCATTGTATGCCATTGGAGCGGTAATCGTTTTGATGATGATTGCAGAAATAACCAAACCCAAAGCCTTGAATTGGCGTGACTCTTACGCTGCTGCTGATAAAATTCCTCTGGGTTGTTATGTGCTTTTTAATGAATTAAAGGAAGTTTCAAGCAAACCAATTTCAGTTTCAACCAAAACAGCTTTTGAAGGTTTAAAAGATTTTGAAGGAAAAGAAAAAACTGTTCGCCTGTTTATAAATAATGGCATTTCGTTTGATAAGCAAGACTCCGAATCTCTTATTAAATATGTTGAAAACGGTAATTCAGTATTTATAAGTACTAATTATATGTATGGTATTTTAAGTGATACTTTAAATATTAGAATCGGAACAGATTATAATAATTTCTTCAAAAAACCATCTTTAAATAGCTTTACTAGTCCGAATTTAAAAACCAACGAACGCCACTTTAAAGACGTTATTGAAAACAGCTTTTTTATAAGTTTGGACACTATAAATGCAGTTGCGTTGGGTACAACCAAAGTTGAAAAAACTGAAAAAATTAGTGCTGATTCCGTTCCTGATACCAACATCAACTATATTAAAGTTCCTTTTGGGAAGAATAACGGTGCGTTTTATGTACACACCAACCCATTTGCGTTTAGCAACTACCACCTATTAAACGGTAATGAAAATTATGCAGCAACCGTATTATCATTTTTGCCAAAACATCAAATTATTTGGGATAACTATTATAAAAGTGGACGCAAGGTTATTACAAGTCCGTTGCGTTTTATACTTCAAAACCAAGCTTTAAAATGGGCATTCTATATTGCTATGCTATCATTAATTCTTTTTGTTATTTTTAGAGGAAAACGTACCCAACGCATCATTCCGGTTATAGAACCGCTAAAAAATGCCACATTGGATTTCACTAGAACTATTGGCGATTTGTATTATCAACATGGCGATTTTACTAATATTATCAATAAAAAAATTCAATATTTTTTAGAGCAAATACGGACCAAATATTACTTAAATACGAATGAATTAAATGAAAATTTCATTTCGAAATTAGCCATAAAATCATCCAACAAAATAGAAGACACCAAAGCTTTAATAGATTATATGGTGTATTTAAAATCAAAATCGAACCACACGGAAACCGATTTAATTCAACTAAATAAACACATGGAATCATTCACAAAAAACACAATCTAATGGAAGAACAACCAATTGAAAATCAAGATATAAATTTTGAAAGCAGGCTCGATTTAAAACCTCTTCAAGAACATGTTGAGGCTATTAAAAAAGAGATCGGCAAAATAATTGTTGGGCAAAATGAAATGATTGAATTACTTATTATTTCATTGCTTTCAAACGGACATGCCTTAATTGAAGGTGTTCCTGGTGTTGCAAAAACAATCACAGCTAAATTATTAGCAAAAACATTAGCTGTAGACTTTAGTCGAATTCAATTTACACCCGATTTAATGCCGAGTGACATTTTAGGAACTTCTGTATTTAATATAAAAACCAATGAGTTTGAATATAAAAAAGGTCCTATTTTTTCAAACGTCATTTTAATTGATGAAATAAACCGTGCACCTGCAAAAACACAAGCTGCTTTGTTTGAAGTCATGGCAGAACGGCAAATTACTATGGATGGTACCAAATATATCATGGAGCCACCTTTTTTAGTATTTGCTACCCAAAACCCGATTGAACAAGAAGGCACGTACAGATTGCCAGAAGCACAATTAGACCGCTTTTTATTTAAGATAGATGTAGATTATCCTACCCTTGAAAACGAAATTCAAATTTTAATGGAAAACCACCAGCGACATGATGTGTTGGATTTCGATGCTGTGATTCCCGTTTTAAATGCCCAACAAATTAAACATTATCAAAATTTAATAAAACAAATAGTTGTTGAAGACCACCTTATTACCTACATCGCATCTATTATAAGCAACACTAGAAACAATGCTAACTTGTATTTAGGAGCTTCACCAAGAGCCTCTATAGCAATATTGAACGCTGCTAAATCGAATGCTGCGATTCAAGGTAGAGATTTTGTAACCCCAGAAGACATTAAACGTTGTACCAAAGCCGTTTTAAAGCACCGATTGGTTTTAACTCCAGAACGCGAAATGGAAGGTTTTACTGTTGAAAAAGTTATTGAACAAATTTTAGAAACTATTGAGATTCCAAGATAAATTTTTAATTAGATATAAGATCGCTGTGCTGTTAGAAACAAGAATAAAGACTTTTATAGTCATGGCAAAAATTAATAAATGAAACGCTTTTTCAAAAATACCTACTTGAATACACACTTTTTTATTGGCGTGAGTGTTCTTGTTTTCCTATTTATTCTGGCATATATTTTTCCAGGGTTATTGGTTATCGCTCAAATGTTATTTTTTGTTTTTGTAAGTTTATTAATCGTTGATTCCATACTGCTATTCAAACAAAAAGGGATTTTAGCATCTCGAATTTTACCTGAAAAATTAAGTAATGGCGATGACAATCCTATTGAAATTTCACTACAAAACAATTATAATTTCACAAGCGATGTCAAGTTAATTGATGAACTGCCTTTTCAATACCAAAAACGCGATTTTGAGATAGATACCCAACTCCAAAAACAAACTAGTAAAAAAATAACCTATACCCTAAGACCTTTAGAGCGTGGTGAATATTATTTTGGTAACTTAAACCTGTATGCCAACAGTCCGATTAACTTAATATCTAGACGCTTTCAATTTGGTAAAGATGCTATGGTACCTAATTACCCATCATTTTTACAATTAAAGAAATACATGCTTTTAGCCTTTTCTAACAAGATTTTTGAGTACGGTTTAAAAAAGATTCGTCGTATTGGACATACTATGGAATTTGAGCAAATAAAAGATTATGTACAAGGTGACGATTTGCGAAACATAAACTGGAAAGCCACTGCAAAAAGCAGTAAGCTTATGGTGAACCAGTTTCAAGATGAACGGTCACAACCTGTTTACAGCGTTATTGATAAAGGCAGAGTTATGAAAATGCCTTTTGAAGGCTTGAGTTTGTTAGATTATGCCATAAACGCATCTCTAGTAATAAGTAATGTTGCTTTAAAAAAACAAGACAAAGCAGGTCTTTTTTCATTTTCAAGAAAAGTTGAAAACCGTGTGGTTGCCGAACGCAGACCATCACAAATGAACACCATTCTTGAAACACTTTATAATTTGAATACCGATTTTGTCGAATCAGATTTCTCAAGATTATATATTGATGTAAAACGACATTTGAATCAGCGAAGTTTACTTTTGTTGTACACCAACTTTGAAACTTTAGATGCTTTGTACCGACAATTACCTTATTTAAAAGCCATTGCTAAAAATCATTTATTGGTAGTTATCTTTTTTGAAAACACAGAACTTCAAAGACTCACTCATAAAAGCGCTGATACTACCTTTGAAATATTCGAAAAAACCATTACCGAAAAATTTATTTACGAGAAAAAACTAATTGTAAACGAACTTCAAAAACATGGTATTCAAAGTATTTTAACAGCACCAGAACATTTAACAATTAATACCATCAATAAGTATTTAGAAATAAAAGCTAGAGGGTTGTTGTAATAAAAAAGACCCTCAAATAATTTGAAAGTCTTTCTTGTTATTAATCAATCCAAAGTTATTAGCTTAACCAAGCTTTCATCATCCAAACTGTTTTTTCTTGTTCTGTAATAAAATCGCTCATCATAGAGTTGGTACCTTCATCATTTGCATCACCTGATTTATCTAAAATAGCACGTTCAATTTTTAATAATTCAGTCAGCGATTCAACAATTAAAGTCACTGCTTTTTCATCTTGAGATATATTTTTACCTACGGGTACTTGAGCATTTTCTATATAATCTGTAAAAGTATGCAGCGGTGTTTCTCCCAAAGTCAATACACGTTCGGCAATTAAATCTACTTTCATATTTGCATCGGTATATAACTCTTCAAACTTAACATGTAGATCAAAAAATCGTTTTCCCTTTATATTCCAGTGAATACCTCTTAAATTCTGATAATAAATTTGAAAATTAGCTAACAAGTTATTTAAATCATTTGCTAATTCTTTTGCTTTTTGAATGTCTAATCCGATACTGTTTAATTTCATAATAAGTTATATTTTATTCTACCACAAATTTAATCTATAATTAACAGCAATATCGATAGGTTTTATTGATAGTTTTTATATTTTTATAAGCTAAATTGATACACATGACCATTACGCAATTATACTATGTTTTAGCAGTAGCTGAAAACCAAAATTTCACAAGGGCAGCAGAAAAATGTTTTGTTACCCAACCTACCCTAAGTATGCAAATACAAAAACTGGAAGAAGAACTAGATATTCTAATTTTTGATAGAAGTAAAAAACCTATAGAATTAACAGATGTGGGCAGAAAAATAGTCACCCAAGCTAGAAACATTGTAAACGAATCGTATAGAATACAAGATATTGTAGACCAGCAAAAAGGATTTATTGGTGGCGAATTTAAACTAGGTATTATACCAACGGTAATGCCAACATTGTTACCTATGTTTTTGAAGAATTTCATAAAAAAGCATCCCAAAATAAAGCTTAAAATAGAAGAGTTAACAACCGAGGAAATTATTGAACGCTTAAAAGACGGCCATTTAGATGCTGCCATTGCCGCCACGCCTTTAGAAGATGAAAATATAAAAGAACGCGTACTTTACTTTGAACCTTTTGTGGGCTATATTCCTAAAAACCACAGACTTCATACTAATAAAAAAATTGATGTCGCCGATTTAGATATAAGCGATATGTTACTACTTGAAGATGGGCATTGTTTTAGAGATGGTGTTATTAATTTATGTAAAGCTTTCAAAAACCAATCCGACGAACAGTTTCAGTTAGAAAGTGGTAGTATTGAAACCTTAATAAAATTATCTAACGAAGGTTTAGGTATGACGCTTCTTCCTTATTTACACACTTTGGATATTAATGAGAAAGAAAAAGAAAACCTTCATTATTTTAATGAACCTTCTCCTGCTAGGGAAGTCAGTCTTATTTATCATAAAAGTGAATTAAAAATGCAAATCATTGAAGCTTTACAAGATGTTATATCTGGTGTGGTTCGTGGCGCTATTGCATTTCAAAATGTGAAGATTATTAGTCCGTTGCCTTCAAAATAAAAAGAATCGTCATTACGAGCATATTAAAGTAATCTGTATACTAAATTTTAAAGATTACTTCCTGATACTTTCTCGCAATGACGATTAACTATTTTACAACATATAATTCAAATAGAGAGAAAATTTATTTTTAGAAGTTACATTATCTCCAAAAAGGTGTTGACTTACAGGAAACGTATAATTGGCACCGACTATAAATTTATCAATCTTGAATTCTGAACCAAATGTACCATTTACCATATTTCCATCGGTATCTGCCAGCCTTTCATTATACTGTTTAATAGAATTATAAACATCTCCTGAAATGCCTAAAAACGGACTTAAAGCCGATTTTTTAAACGGAACATTATAATACACATTGGAGGCATAACTAAATTGATTCCCGAATTGATATTCGTTTTTGTTTTCTGTTTTTAAATAATAAGTTGCCGTTGTATTAACACCCAATTGGTTTTTTGAATACGTATGCATTAAAGAAAAAATAGCATCAACGCTTCCTGTACCAACTTGAAACCCTGGATTTATTCTGTTAGTTAAACTTTCTTCAAAAGCACCTGTTGGCAATTTTACACCCAAGCCAACATTTAGTTGATGTCCCGAAGCTTCTCTTTCTTCATCTTCAGTATCTTCGGCTTGCTTCTTATAAAACGTCATTTTATACCAACCTATTATTGAGGCATCACCCAACCCATTTCTACGCTCATTACTAGCTTCAAAAACTCTATTTAAATCTTGATAGGGAATTATAGCATTTAAGGAAAAAACTTCGGTAATAGGAAGCCTTCCCCAAAGTTGATATGTATTAAAATATTCTTTACTTGTTGGTGAATTACTAAAAATACCATTTTTAGACTCAAAATTTTGATACATGTATCTTACACCTACAAAACTCACATTGCCTAAAGTTCCAAAACTGGAACTCCCACCACTGGTTGAACAACCACATAAATCACAAAAAAATTCAAACGGGTCATGATTGTGAGTTGGGTTCGTTTTAGCTTCATTCTGTAAAGGATTACATAAAAATAGTATCCCAAATAAAATTGTTTTTATATTAATATTCTGAAAATCTAACATCATTTAAAAATTCGTTATCTGTAAGTGTTTTTAAGAAAGCAATAATACTTTCTTTTTCATAGGCATTTAGTGTAATACCATAGGTGTTATCTGCTCTTAAAAGTAACGCATCTACATTGCCATTATCAACTGCCCCCGAATCATAAAAATCTAAAACAGCTTCCAAAGTTGCAAACCTTCCGTCGTGCATATAAGGATAGGTATGTTCAATATTCCTTAAACTAGGCACTTTAAACTTGTATAAATCATCTGAATTTTCAAAAACGGCATAACGCCCTTTATCCTCTAATTTTGGATTTATTGACAAACCATTGTTTCGATAAGATTGGTCTGAAAACAAATCGGTTGTATGACAAGATGCACATTTGTTTTGAAAAGTATTTAAACCATCGGACTCTTTTTGAGATAGTGTTACATTATTTTCTTTTCTAATATATTTATCATATTTAGAGTTTGAAGACACCATTAAAATCATGAATTGGGACAAGGCTTTAAGCATGTTTGCTGAATTAATTTCGCCATCATCAAATGCTTTACTAAATTGCTTTTTATAGTAGGAATCTTTTTTTAATTTTTCAAGCACGTTCGATAAGGTTTCTCCCATTTCTAAATCGCTTGTTAAGGGAATTATAGGTTGAAAATCTAAATGCGTCGCTGCACCATCCCACATAAATTCTTTTTGAAAAGCTAAATTTTGAATGGGTTGTGCATTTCGTAAACCAATACCTCCATTAACGCCATGACTTAAAGTGTGCCCATGGTGCGTAAAGGCAAAAGCCTGCTCGTGACAAAAAGCACAGGGAATGGAATTGTTAGCAGATAATCTACCATCGTAAAACAATTTTTTACCCAATTCAAATCCTTCTTCTGTTAAAGGATTGTTTTCCAAATTATAAGTTATATCTGGAAAATTCGAGGGTAAATCAAACGTTAAAGGTTTAGGGACATAAACACCTTCTTCTTTTGAGCACGACATAAAAATTAACTGAACAAAAATAATTACTAAAAGTATTTTTTTCATTTTTAAGTTTTTATTACCAGTATAGAATAGCTAGGAAGTAATTTTCAAACTACTTCCTAGTATTTCCTACAACACGTATTAATTATTGTGTACGTGGTGTACTTCAAAAATGCCTTTTAAATTATTGGCAATAACGGGTGTTGTTTCTGCACTCGTATGTACTTGATTGTAACCGTCGGCAAAATTCACTGATGTGGTACCATCAAAAACCTTAGAAATATCGGCTTTAATATGTATTTCTGGTTGAGCCGTTTCTCGAACCCTCACCGTATTTGGAAATGTTAAAGTAACTTCTTTGTAATTATCTAAAGAAGTGCCGACACTTCCCATATGCAACGCCAAACTTCCATCAACAACAGCAGGAACAGCAATTGAAGAAGAATATGTACCATCAAAACGCATAAATCGGTAACCCGTTGCCCAAGCCCACATCATACCTGCCGCTTGTGCTTGTACTAAAAAATCACCTTGACCATCAGCTCCAAGTGCATAACGTTCTTGATCGATGCCTATACCAAATGTTACTTCGGTATAATCGGCAGCATCAACATCATTTAGTGTTATAAAAATTTCACCTGCATTATTACCATTAGCTTCGTCTACAATAAATAGGTTACTTGATGAAGGGTATGTAAAAACGTTACCTTTAGAGTCTTTAACTCTAACGTTACTTATGATGTATTTTAAGCTAGTAAGTTTGAAAGATTCTCCATTAGATTTAGTGTATGATGTTCCAAAAATAAAATCTTGGTCGCCTACTGCATTATCGAATTTTAAAGTTAAAGTTCCTGTTTGTCCTTCTAAATTTTCATCATCTGATGAACACGATATGATTGATACGCATAGCAACAGTGCTAACGCTATTTTCGTTATTTTCATGTGTTTAAAATATAATATTGAAGTGCTATTATGGGCAAGCACTAAAAAGCCTTGTAAAAAAACTAAATATTAAATGTTACACAATGGGAGGTTTGTAAGCAAAGGAGGTATGTAAAAAGGAATAGGTATTAGCATACCTAAACAATTCTTTTTTTGAACTATAAATAACAAGATTAGTAAAATTAAAATCTTGATGTTTAGATATATATACGGGTAGAAATGACTCAAATATAACTCTTAAAGACTTAGTACTATCATCATCATTACTAGTTGATGAATCACTGAGTTGATTTGCTAAATGGCATTTACCATTACACTGAAACTCTGGTTTATCTTTATTAACACAGTATTTTTGAATAATCGCATCTATATTCAATTCAAAATAAACCAACTGTCCAATATAATATGCTGGACGAATGGAAAAGCAAAATAAAAGGAATATAGTAATTAACTTTTTCAGCTGTTTTATTTTTTGCAAATATACAATTCAATTAAAACTACAGCCATTTATTCTCAAAAAAAAGCGACTGGTTAAGTCGCTTTTTTTTTATAGTTTTAAATAAATCAAACATTGATTTAATTCTGGGTTTTGCTGTACAAGAGAAAGAATAAATGATTTAAGCTCTTCCAACTCATGGGGCAGTAATCGTTGACCTGCCTTTTGTACTTCTTTGCAAAACAATGATGCGTCAAAACTCACTTTTTTGAGCACAGTTTTGGTGTAATCAAGCATTGCTCTTGCCATAATTTTGTAAAGGTTTAGATTGATAAAAGGTAGATTTTTAAATAAGCTAATTTATTTTAATTGAATTTTTAAATTTAATAAAAATTCTCTAAGTTTTTCAACTTTTATATAAAATTAACTTTTCAATACCTTCAAAATCCCCTAACTGTATTTAAAATGAATCTATTAAATAATATTTTCAGCATTTTAGTAAGAGCTTTAAGCATTACAGTAACACAGATCTATGAACGGTAAGAGTAATTTTTTAATTTTACACCTCCCTCAAAACATATAGTTCCCTCAAAGTAAATTACGATAATTCAACTTAAAATCTCTTTTAAAAAAATGAATGTTTTTTAAAATGTAACCCCATTTCAAGTTATTTATAAATTAACTTAAAAATATTTCACTAACCTACAAATGTCTCTCACACATGAATATATTCAAACAATTTTTAGCGCTTTTTATACTTACATTTATCAATATAAGTTATTCACAAACAGGTCCTGGTGGTGTAGGTAACTCTACCAACAATGCCCTATGGCTAAAAGGTGACGGTCTCACATGTATAGATGCTGGAGCAACTCAGGCTGCCCACGGAGAACAAATTAGACAATGGAATGATGTGTCTGGAAATAACCGGCATGCAACCCAAACCACAGCTGGAAACAGACCTTATTATGAGGCCAGTACAACCAATGGTATGCCTGGATTAAAATTTACAGGAAATTCATTTATTGATGGACCAGCCTTGGGAATAGGATCAAACAGTAGTTATACCTATTTAATGGTTTTTAAAGATACGCAAACGAACCCAGGCGGAATGAATAATGGAAGTGGTGATTTCATATTAGATAGAACCAGCGCAACAAACGGTTTAGTGTCTTTAAAACCTATAACTGGAAACAAATATGGTTTTCAAAAAAGAAACAATTCTGGAGGAGGTTTAGGTGGGCCTTTAAGTACAACAAGTATTAACACTAATACTAAAATAATTGAATTAAGAAGAAATTACAATGTCAATTATCAATTTTTTTATAATGGCAATCAAGAATCGACATTGTCCGATACTGATGGTGCGACAACGCCTCCAGATCCTAGAATAGGAAGACATGCAACGGATCCTAATAATGGATTAAGAGGTTTTATTAATGAATTTATTATATATGATTTTGCACTTAACACAGCCCAAACCATTATTGTAAATAACTACCTTGCTGCTAAATATGACCTATCCTTATCTGCAAATGATTTATATACCCAAGATAATGCTATAAGAGGAAACTTCGACCATAATGTTGCTGGTATTGGTCGGGCAAGTGATGGCACAAACCATACCGATTCTCGCGGAACTGGTATAGTAAAAATAAGCAATCCAAACGCATTAAGTAATAATGAATTTTTATTTTGGGGAGAAGAAACTAGAAACCCAACTTATAGTTTCTCTACCAATACTAGTAACTACACAGAACAATTAAATTCTAAATGGCGGGTTAATCATATAGGAAATTTGGGAACAGTTACTGTTGAATTTGATATTACCAATGTAAACTTATCAGGAAAACAATCATGTTCTAACTTGCAATTGGTCGTTGATAATGATACAAATTTTTCTTCCCCAACTTCAACGTATAATTTAACAATTTCGGGAAATACAGCCACGGCAACAGGAGTTGTATTTACAAATAATGATTATTTTACATTAAGATATATAGATCAAATCGTTTGGGATGGTACTAATTTTTTTAACGGTTCTAGAGTAAATAATGCACCACACACTACCAACTCCTGCTTAAAATTCACGGTAAAAGCATCAGGTACACTAAGTTTAGATGCCAACATTAGAGAAATTGAAGTTGAAACTGGAGCGACATTAAATATAGCAAATGGCGTTTTACTTAATATAGAGAACCAAGTGGTTATTAATGGAACTTTAGACTTAATAGGCGAAGCTCAACTTATACAAAACCACACTGGCGTTACTTCTAATTCTGGCAGTGGGAATTTAAAAATAAGACAACAAGGTACTTCTAACTTATATAATTATAATTATTGGAGCTCGCCCGTAAATAGAAGTGGTAACTGGCAAATTGGTTATTTAGAAGATGCTAATGGCGTAGTGAATTTTACGAGCGCAGTTGACGCGAAGGCCTCAACAACACCTATTACGCTTAGTAGCAGGTGGCTGTATGGTTTTAATGGCCCTGTTGGAGATTATAATTCCTGGTCGCAATTCTTAAAGACTAGTAATGTAGTTCCTGGTATTGGCTATACCATGAAAGGTTCTGGAACAATAGCTTCAGAACAAGAATATATTTTTAAGGGCACTCCTAATGATGGTGACTACATAATACCCGTAACCTCAAATAAAGAAATTTTAATTGGAAACCCCTACCCTTCTACTTTAGATGCTAACCAGTTTATTAACGATAATTTGTCGGTTATTGATGGGGCAATATATTTTTGGGAATCTTTTTCAACCAACAATAGTCATTACTTAGCGGAATACGAAGGTGGTTACGCAACTTATAACTTAACAATGCCATTGCCAGCTGTTGCCGATGCTTCAGGCTTAACAAGTGGTAATGGTAACACATCAAAACCTGCTCCTACCAGATATGTAAATGTGGGTCAAGGATTTTTCACAACCATAACAAATACAGGCAATGTAAGGTTTAATAATGCTCAACGTGCATTTGCCAAAGAATCATCAAACGAAACTGTATATTTTAAAACCAATACTAAAAATAAACAAGCCATAATTAAAGATGATAGACCAAAAATATGGTTTTCATTTACTGAACCAAAAGGTTACATGAAAATGATCGGGTTAGGTTATGATGAAAAAACTTCTTATGGTTACGATAAAGGCTATGACGCAAAATCAAAAAATGATTTCAAAAATGATTTTTACTGGTTTCTGAATAATCAAAAATTAGTAATTCAAGCATTACCAGAAATAAACATT
The genomic region above belongs to Mariniflexile litorale and contains:
- a CDS encoding T9SS type A sorting domain-containing protein is translated as MNIFKQFLALFILTFINISYSQTGPGGVGNSTNNALWLKGDGLTCIDAGATQAAHGEQIRQWNDVSGNNRHATQTTAGNRPYYEASTTNGMPGLKFTGNSFIDGPALGIGSNSSYTYLMVFKDTQTNPGGMNNGSGDFILDRTSATNGLVSLKPITGNKYGFQKRNNSGGGLGGPLSTTSINTNTKIIELRRNYNVNYQFFYNGNQESTLSDTDGATTPPDPRIGRHATDPNNGLRGFINEFIIYDFALNTAQTIIVNNYLAAKYDLSLSANDLYTQDNAIRGNFDHNVAGIGRASDGTNHTDSRGTGIVKISNPNALSNNEFLFWGEETRNPTYSFSTNTSNYTEQLNSKWRVNHIGNLGTVTVEFDITNVNLSGKQSCSNLQLVVDNDTNFSSPTSTYNLTISGNTATATGVVFTNNDYFTLRYIDQIVWDGTNFFNGSRVNNAPHTTNSCLKFTVKASGTLSLDANIREIEVETGATLNIANGVLLNIENQVVINGTLDLIGEAQLIQNHTGVTSNSGSGNLKIRQQGTSNLYNYNYWSSPVNRSGNWQIGYLEDANGVVNFTSAVDAKASTTPITLSSRWLYGFNGPVGDYNSWSQFLKTSNVVPGIGYTMKGSGTIASEQEYIFKGTPNDGDYIIPVTSNKEILIGNPYPSTLDANQFINDNLSVIDGAIYFWESFSTNNSHYLAEYEGGYATYNLTMPLPAVADASGLTSGNGNTSKPAPTRYVNVGQGFFTTITNTGNVRFNNAQRAFAKESSNETVYFKTNTKNKQAIIKDDRPKIWFSFTEPKGYMKMIGLGYDEKTSYGYDKGYDAKSKNDFKNDFYWFLNNQKLVIQALPEINIEDKLPLTVKISDAGSYTFSINNMENIPEDLNIYLVDNIQNIYYNLRNEDAKLFLNSETKSNQFSIAFKNESSLSTTSFDYKNLYTSYHSSTKTLELHTPESLSNFKSLKIYNVVGQEVLEINSPESHTINLSHLTNGVYFLKVNSETAEQINSIKFVKY
- a CDS encoding MbnP family protein → MKITKIALALLLCVSIISCSSDDENLEGQTGTLTLKFDNAVGDQDFIFGTSYTKSNGESFKLTSLKYIISNVRVKDSKGNVFTYPSSSNLFIVDEANGNNAGEIFITLNDVDAADYTEVTFGIGIDQERYALGADGQGDFLVQAQAAGMMWAWATGYRFMRFDGTYSSSIAVPAVVDGSLALHMGSVGTSLDNYKEVTLTFPNTVRVRETAQPEIHIKADISKVFDGTTSVNFADGYNQVHTSAETTPVIANNLKGIFEVHHVHNN